One window from the genome of Pseudanabaena yagii GIHE-NHR1 encodes:
- a CDS encoding FecR family protein — MLPKRTNFKAINFVLVTVVGLLFDASGIFFASLNNQNVQAQGGIQVRADQWLRVDQVSGNVVYRNYYNYANRPARVGDLLQVPSDEISTGANSSAILSVDTGVGSIYVAENTTIKINSFRLASDNGRITNLFVSRGRARLQIRKFTNRGSQLNIQTPAGISGVRGTKYIVIAKPNGNMIITTFEGSVATTAQKRTEMVNGGFQNLTVVGEPPSRPVPISNDASFSYVITRQSTGAGRSILFIGYTNPFNAVKVNGQEQALDRNGNFSIQFPATSNLKVNVTVETPQGKIQVYEIPIL, encoded by the coding sequence ATGCTTCCCAAACGCACAAATTTTAAAGCGATCAACTTTGTTTTAGTTACTGTTGTTGGCTTATTATTTGATGCGTCAGGGATATTTTTTGCATCTCTAAATAACCAAAATGTGCAGGCTCAGGGGGGTATTCAGGTACGTGCCGATCAATGGTTACGGGTGGATCAAGTATCAGGTAACGTTGTCTATCGCAATTATTATAACTATGCCAATCGTCCCGCTAGAGTAGGCGATCTCTTGCAAGTTCCTAGCGACGAAATCTCTACAGGTGCTAATAGTTCGGCAATTTTGAGCGTAGATACAGGTGTGGGTTCCATCTATGTTGCCGAAAACACAACCATCAAAATTAATTCCTTTCGACTTGCCTCGGATAACGGTCGCATCACCAATTTATTTGTTTCGCGGGGTAGAGCAAGATTACAAATTCGCAAATTCACCAATCGCGGCTCACAACTGAATATCCAGACCCCTGCGGGTATTAGTGGGGTACGCGGTACTAAATATATTGTAATTGCCAAACCCAATGGCAATATGATCATTACGACCTTTGAGGGTAGTGTCGCGACTACTGCTCAGAAACGGACAGAAATGGTGAATGGTGGATTTCAGAATTTGACAGTTGTGGGAGAACCGCCCTCTCGTCCTGTCCCCATTAGCAATGATGCCAGTTTTAGTTATGTGATTACTAGACAATCAACAGGGGCTGGGCGTTCTATCTTATTCATAGGTTACACAAATCCTTTTAATGCTGTAAAAGTTAATGGGCAGGAGCAAGCTCTAGATCGTAATGGTAATTTTTCGATACAATTCCCAGCAACTTCAAACCTTAAAGTGAATGTAACGGTGGAAACCCCTCAGGGAAAAATACAAGTCTATGAGATTCCAATTCTCTGA
- a CDS encoding glutathione S-transferase family protein produces MTALHLYFAKASTFAQRTRAVLLEKGIEFTSTDIDFQNKSAEFLKVSRYGKVPAIVHNGFEIYESAIINEYLEEVFPEPALLPKDAGQKAIARIWIDYANTRFVPAFVKLLRGKTVEEQEQGRREFIEALLYIEQEGFGKFSGEGAYFFGEQISLVDISFYPWFERLPVIEHFRKFELPSETPRIQKWWAALRDRESIKSIANSKEFYLERFAKILGEVAPASK; encoded by the coding sequence ATGACTGCATTACATCTTTATTTTGCGAAGGCTTCTACCTTTGCTCAACGTACTCGCGCAGTTCTATTAGAAAAAGGTATCGAATTTACCTCTACTGACATTGACTTCCAAAACAAATCCGCAGAATTTCTCAAGGTTTCTCGCTATGGCAAGGTTCCTGCCATTGTCCATAATGGTTTTGAAATTTACGAATCTGCGATTATCAACGAATATTTAGAAGAAGTATTCCCTGAACCTGCTCTCTTGCCTAAAGATGCTGGACAAAAGGCGATCGCCAGAATTTGGATTGACTATGCCAATACCCGTTTTGTCCCTGCTTTTGTAAAACTGTTGCGTGGTAAAACCGTCGAGGAGCAAGAGCAAGGAAGACGTGAGTTTATCGAAGCTTTGCTTTACATTGAACAGGAAGGTTTTGGCAAGTTCTCAGGTGAAGGTGCTTATTTCTTTGGTGAGCAGATCAGTCTAGTTGATATTAGCTTCTATCCTTGGTTTGAGCGCTTACCCGTGATCGAGCATTTCCGTAAATTTGAACTTCCTTCCGAAACCCCACGCATTCAGAAATGGTGGGCAGCCCTGCGCGATCGCGAGTCAATTAAATCTATAGCTAATTCTAAGGAATTCTATCTAGAGCGATTTGCAAAGATTTTAGGTGAAGTGGCTCCTGCTAGCAAGTAA
- a CDS encoding 2-hydroxychromene-2-carboxylate isomerase — translation MQSRIDFYYGLGSRYSYLAASQISRFEAKFDCKFIWKPLFSGSLINLRQHNPFTHSSGQYDWGYRQRDAKLWADYYGIPFHEPKLKAIAPELLAIAVLAANRHNLLEAYSQILFKAIFAEQLEIQVDVLVQLATSLGIPKDDFQAALRSPDLQIELEQITQEASQRGAFGVPTFFVNDEMFWGNDRLVLLEHYLAQTGTLPRSVPV, via the coding sequence ATGCAGTCACGTATTGATTTTTACTATGGTTTGGGAAGTCGCTATTCTTATTTAGCTGCTTCCCAAATTTCGCGTTTTGAAGCTAAGTTTGACTGTAAATTTATTTGGAAACCTCTATTTAGCGGAAGTTTAATCAATCTGAGACAACATAATCCATTTACGCATAGCTCTGGACAATATGATTGGGGCTATCGCCAACGGGATGCCAAACTTTGGGCTGATTATTATGGGATTCCTTTTCATGAGCCGAAGCTTAAAGCGATCGCACCTGAACTCTTAGCGATCGCGGTTTTAGCGGCGAATCGGCATAACTTACTGGAGGCATACAGCCAGATTTTGTTTAAGGCAATTTTTGCAGAGCAGCTAGAAATACAAGTAGACGTACTAGTGCAACTTGCTACTAGTTTAGGAATTCCTAAAGATGATTTTCAAGCAGCTTTGCGATCGCCAGATCTTCAAATTGAATTAGAGCAAATTACCCAAGAAGCTTCTCAGCGTGGCGCGTTTGGTGTTCCTACATTTTTTGTAAATGATGAAATGTTTTGGGGCAATGATCGCTTAGTTTTACTAGAGCATTATCTTGCTCAAACAGGTACACTGCCTCGCAGTGTACCTGTTTGA
- a CDS encoding putative bifunctional diguanylate cyclase/phosphodiesterase, which produces MRFQFSEFISQLFSKAWTNRSFGRIRSRVVRLVWRALPTIFAIVIIIPFVYFQTLQPLEFWVYNSFTTWRGDRPWDDRIVIIAIDDASISKLGGFPWTRNRYVQLLQKPSLKAASVIGFDILWSETSPADPQLAEIIGRYQRVVLSMAWNKSGEALLPTDELSNAGVAIGHILKREDSDGIVRQMDLQIHDIPALSVAMLQTYELTTAALSHLPSLRQPLTINWTKRIKDIPHISFSDVLDDKIPASAFRNKIVLVGVTASGIDGLVTPFDRNPPANGVHLHAVLLQNLLQKNSLTIANNQDVWSIALLISFCMSLLLPRRNLWLGFISASIISGLWFAIALIAFNFNYWIISAVPILMLLLTNAVIALQERWQVQRSLNYAKSQIFYDATHDRLTGLFNRALIEEKLQNLMFLDQALSPHTYPANVKHRLLAVLWINIDRFKNINDIFGHPIGNLLLVEVGKRLQSCIPITASTARFGGAEFVILLENLANEQLAIDIADRIQSRLQEKFILQGHEIEIAANIGIKFHEVEPPVEQGDIAPTHEQIREQKPAEQISPETILRDADTAMFYAKKLGNSYTKVFEISMRERVLERLQLEKDLRQAVAIAQDPQNQDPQNQENQEFLIYYQPIVSLKNMRIVGLEALIRWRHPQRGLISPTYFIPLAEETGLIIPIGDWIMRNACYQLKSWHQRFTNAKDITISVNLSPKQLAQDDVLDKCLNTLQEIELEPQYLKIELTESSIMENPNFAVSVLRKMQQAGINIYIDDFGTGYSSLAYLHKFPFDGLKIDRSFVNNIHADNNGTEILQAIISLAQSVNAHIVAEGIESLAQLNYLQDLLQEGDGQGFFLFRPLDLKGIEAILQTSM; this is translated from the coding sequence ATGAGATTCCAATTCTCTGAGTTTATTTCGCAACTATTCTCTAAAGCATGGACGAATCGTAGTTTCGGGAGAATACGATCGCGTGTAGTGAGATTAGTTTGGCGAGCATTACCGACCATATTTGCCATAGTTATTATCATTCCCTTTGTTTACTTTCAGACGTTACAACCCCTTGAGTTTTGGGTTTACAACAGTTTTACGACTTGGCGAGGCGATCGCCCTTGGGATGATCGGATTGTGATTATTGCCATTGATGATGCCAGTATTAGTAAGTTGGGGGGATTTCCTTGGACACGCAATCGCTATGTACAGCTTTTGCAAAAGCCGAGCCTAAAGGCAGCAAGTGTAATTGGTTTTGATATTTTATGGTCTGAAACGAGTCCCGCCGATCCACAACTTGCCGAGATTATAGGTCGCTATCAACGGGTAGTTCTATCTATGGCTTGGAACAAGTCGGGAGAAGCCCTATTACCTACGGATGAGCTAAGTAATGCTGGCGTAGCGATCGGGCATATTCTCAAACGTGAAGATAGTGATGGGATTGTGCGGCAAATGGATTTGCAAATTCACGATATTCCTGCTTTAAGTGTGGCGATGTTGCAAACCTATGAGTTGACTACTGCGGCTCTATCCCATTTACCTAGTCTGAGACAACCTCTAACAATCAATTGGACAAAACGCATTAAAGATATTCCCCATATATCTTTTAGTGATGTTCTCGATGACAAGATTCCTGCATCTGCCTTTCGCAATAAGATTGTCTTAGTTGGCGTGACTGCTTCAGGAATCGATGGCTTAGTCACTCCCTTTGACCGCAATCCGCCAGCCAATGGGGTACATTTACATGCGGTGCTTTTGCAAAATCTCCTGCAAAAAAATTCACTGACAATTGCTAATAATCAAGATGTTTGGAGCATTGCCCTATTAATCAGCTTTTGTATGAGTTTGCTGCTACCTAGACGCAATCTTTGGCTAGGATTCATTAGTGCCTCCATAATTTCTGGGCTATGGTTTGCGATCGCCTTGATTGCTTTTAATTTCAACTATTGGATTATTAGTGCTGTACCAATCCTGATGTTGCTATTAACAAATGCAGTAATTGCTCTCCAAGAGCGTTGGCAAGTCCAGCGATCGCTCAACTACGCCAAGTCTCAAATCTTCTATGATGCTACCCATGACCGCTTGACAGGACTATTTAATCGCGCCCTGATTGAAGAGAAGTTACAAAATCTCATGTTTCTCGATCAAGCATTATCTCCACATACTTATCCCGCAAATGTGAAGCATCGGCTATTAGCAGTTCTATGGATTAATATCGATCGCTTTAAAAATATCAATGACATCTTTGGTCATCCGATTGGGAACCTGCTCTTAGTTGAGGTGGGTAAGCGTTTACAAAGTTGCATTCCAATCACCGCTTCAACAGCGCGGTTTGGCGGTGCTGAGTTTGTGATTCTCTTAGAAAATTTAGCCAATGAGCAATTGGCGATCGATATTGCCGATCGCATTCAAAGTAGACTGCAAGAAAAATTTATCCTTCAAGGTCATGAGATAGAGATTGCCGCAAATATTGGCATTAAGTTCCATGAAGTGGAGCCACCAGTTGAGCAAGGGGATATCGCGCCAACGCATGAACAAATACGCGAACAGAAACCTGCGGAACAGATTTCTCCTGAGACTATTCTCCGAGATGCTGACACAGCAATGTTTTACGCCAAGAAGCTCGGCAACTCATACACTAAAGTGTTTGAAATTTCCATGCGCGAACGGGTTCTTGAAAGACTCCAGTTAGAAAAAGATTTACGCCAAGCCGTAGCGATCGCTCAAGATCCGCAAAATCAAGATCCACAAAATCAAGAAAATCAAGAATTTCTGATCTACTATCAGCCTATCGTCTCACTAAAAAATATGCGGATCGTGGGACTAGAAGCCCTAATTCGCTGGCGACATCCCCAACGCGGCTTAATTTCTCCCACCTATTTTATTCCCCTTGCCGAAGAAACAGGTTTAATCATTCCCATTGGTGATTGGATTATGCGGAATGCTTGCTATCAGCTTAAATCTTGGCATCAACGCTTTACTAACGCCAAGGATATCACCATCAGTGTGAATCTTTCGCCGAAGCAACTTGCCCAAGATGATGTGCTAGATAAATGTCTAAATACGCTCCAAGAAATAGAGCTAGAGCCGCAATATCTAAAAATCGAACTCACTGAAAGCTCAATTATGGAAAATCCTAATTTTGCGGTGAGTGTACTTCGGAAAATGCAGCAAGCAGGCATTAACATCTACATCGATGATTTTGGGACAGGTTATTCATCCCTTGCTTATCTGCACAAGTTTCCCTTTGATGGCTTAAAAATAGATCGTTCCTTTGTGAATAATATTCATGCTGATAATAATGGTACAGAAATCCTTCAAGCAATTATCTCGCTCGCCCAAAGTGTAAATGCCCATATCGTGGCAGAAGGAATTGAGAGTCTAGCGCAGTTAAACTATTTGCAAGATTTACTACAAGAAGGCGATGGTCAAGGATTTTTTCTGTTTCGCCCCCTTGATCTCAAAGGAATCGAGGCGATTTTACAAACTTCCATGTAA
- a CDS encoding type IV pilin-like G/H family protein: MANSSIKSLISQFCLNPMLLGTLAILASVGHLADQAIAETPKPVNSSPITGTWKLTPNNPSFSVNLMPPLKIIITPEGKLFVQDPLRQDEYTEVGIIRKSSDNSSLPPNAKILPPHSSTNRARNSEAKAYVGSMNRGQQAHFLEKETWSKSLQELGIPMKSETENYRYSIQVNKAIATATTKPYTDAGIAINLGIARKPNLKSYVGIVWLQDISVSKDVTSYASLCESIEPTMKLPPIPKWDGREIKCPEGYKPIF; this comes from the coding sequence ATGGCAAACTCTTCAATTAAAAGCTTAATTTCTCAATTTTGCTTAAATCCAATGCTGTTGGGAACGTTAGCGATATTAGCTAGTGTGGGACATCTTGCTGATCAAGCGATCGCGGAAACTCCCAAGCCTGTTAATTCATCACCAATCACGGGAACTTGGAAATTAACTCCTAATAATCCCAGCTTTTCGGTGAATTTGATGCCACCCTTGAAAATCATCATTACCCCAGAGGGCAAGTTGTTTGTCCAAGATCCATTACGGCAGGATGAATATACTGAGGTTGGCATCATCCGCAAGTCTTCTGATAATTCCTCTTTACCTCCTAATGCCAAAATTCTGCCTCCTCACTCTTCGACAAATCGAGCTAGAAATTCGGAGGCGAAAGCCTATGTAGGTTCTATGAATAGAGGACAACAAGCTCATTTCTTAGAGAAAGAGACTTGGAGCAAGAGTTTGCAAGAGCTAGGCATACCCATGAAATCGGAAACTGAGAATTATCGCTACAGTATTCAAGTAAATAAGGCGATCGCAACTGCTACCACAAAACCCTATACTGACGCAGGTATTGCTATTAATCTGGGCATTGCTAGAAAACCAAATTTAAAAAGCTATGTGGGTATTGTCTGGTTGCAAGATATTTCTGTTTCCAAGGATGTTACTTCCTATGCTAGTCTCTGTGAATCTATAGAACCAACGATGAAATTGCCACCTATACCTAAATGGGATGGACGAGAAATCAAGTGTCCTGAAGGCTATAAACCGATTTTCTAA
- a CDS encoding potassium channel family protein, which translates to MDISSLSFFRSLRPENKQFAVIGLGRFGRAVCFTLDRLGHEVLAADKDEERVSQLRAENLAAHCIQLDSTNPLALKESGILEIDTVIVAIGNFLEESIVTTLNVKEAGVHHVVAKASSEVHGTLLKKVGADLVVYPEAEMGCALARSLTQRGILERFELDPDNSIVEVMVPEEFDGKTILDLKLRSHYGVNVIAVSQGQKFEINPDPLQKLSKGSAIVVIGSNKNISRLPISCDLFNPDGTSVTTQLPLHRSSEVKLK; encoded by the coding sequence GTGGATATCTCGTCGTTAAGCTTTTTTCGGAGTCTCCGTCCTGAGAATAAACAGTTTGCCGTCATCGGTTTAGGGCGTTTTGGTCGAGCGGTATGTTTTACACTCGATCGCCTAGGGCATGAAGTATTAGCCGCCGACAAAGATGAGGAGCGTGTCAGTCAACTAAGGGCTGAAAATTTGGCAGCACATTGCATTCAACTAGATTCAACTAATCCACTTGCGTTAAAAGAGTCAGGTATTTTAGAAATTGACACCGTGATTGTCGCTATTGGTAATTTCTTAGAAGAGAGCATTGTGACAACCCTAAATGTCAAGGAGGCGGGAGTTCATCATGTTGTTGCCAAGGCTTCATCAGAAGTACATGGGACATTGCTGAAAAAAGTTGGCGCAGATCTAGTAGTTTATCCAGAGGCGGAAATGGGCTGTGCTTTGGCGCGATCGCTCACGCAAAGAGGCATCTTAGAACGATTTGAGCTAGATCCAGACAACAGTATTGTGGAAGTGATGGTTCCCGAAGAATTTGATGGCAAAACAATTTTAGACCTCAAACTCCGCAGCCATTATGGGGTGAATGTAATTGCTGTTAGTCAAGGTCAAAAGTTTGAAATTAATCCCGATCCTCTTCAAAAACTATCTAAAGGCTCAGCGATCGTGGTGATTGGTAGCAACAAAAATATTAGCCGCCTTCCCATTTCCTGTGATTTGTTTAATCCAGATGGTACATCGGTCACAACTCAGTTACCTTTACATCGCTCATCGGAGGTGAAACTCAAGTAG
- a CDS encoding TrkH family potassium uptake protein, whose amino-acid sequence MNPARTICFGFLAVISFGTFLLMLPISSSNGTWTDPITALFTSTSAVCVTGLSVVDVGKFYSFWGQLFLTGLVQVGGLGYMTATSILLLLIGRKFSLRDKITLQQSLDTPGIRGGLQLVKSIIAVTMLFELTGVFALIPIFNQKMSFHESVWQAIFHSVNAFNNAGFSLFTDNLMGYVQTPMVSIIIGLLIIFGGIGYQVILEGYLWLRTKLSRNRDYISFSLTFCVVTSTTIALLLFGTIAFWFTEFQNNDTLGNLSLFEQIVAAWFQSVSTRTAGFNTIDNGKMTVTAMFITIALMFIGASPGSTGGGIKTTTARILASCTGAALQGRDQVNLYKLQVPNGLILKAVGVAVGSLFTVICSTGLLSLTDRNMSFISILFEATSAFATVGLSTGISSSLSSAGRLVIIATMYIGRVGVLLLMAAIFTDTKPSLIKYPQESMLVG is encoded by the coding sequence GTGAATCCTGCTAGAACCATATGTTTTGGCTTTTTAGCCGTTATCTCATTTGGCACATTTCTATTGATGCTGCCCATATCTTCTAGTAACGGCACATGGACAGACCCAATTACCGCTCTGTTTACGTCAACTTCAGCAGTATGTGTGACAGGGCTTTCGGTCGTTGATGTGGGAAAATTTTATTCCTTTTGGGGACAACTATTTTTGACGGGCTTAGTCCAAGTGGGTGGATTGGGCTATATGACTGCGACTTCTATCCTGCTATTACTGATTGGTCGTAAATTTAGCTTGCGAGATAAAATCACCTTACAGCAATCCTTAGATACCCCCGGTATTCGTGGTGGGCTGCAATTAGTGAAGTCCATTATTGCAGTGACAATGTTATTTGAACTAACGGGTGTATTTGCCCTAATTCCGATCTTTAATCAAAAGATGAGTTTTCATGAGAGCGTCTGGCAGGCGATTTTCCATAGTGTGAATGCTTTTAATAATGCAGGATTTAGCCTGTTTACTGATAACTTAATGGGCTATGTTCAGACCCCAATGGTTAGCATCATTATTGGTTTGTTGATTATATTTGGTGGAATTGGCTATCAGGTGATTTTAGAAGGTTATCTATGGCTCCGCACAAAGCTTTCACGCAATCGTGACTATATCTCATTCAGTTTAACTTTTTGCGTTGTGACCAGTACGACGATCGCTTTATTGCTATTTGGGACAATCGCCTTCTGGTTCACCGAATTTCAAAACAATGACACCCTTGGTAATTTATCGCTATTTGAGCAAATTGTGGCTGCATGGTTTCAATCAGTCAGTACTCGTACCGCAGGTTTTAACACCATTGATAATGGCAAAATGACCGTAACAGCGATGTTTATCACGATCGCCCTTATGTTTATTGGTGCAAGTCCGGGGAGTACAGGAGGAGGGATTAAGACTACTACAGCAAGAATCTTGGCAAGTTGCACAGGTGCGGCTTTGCAAGGTCGAGATCAAGTTAATCTCTATAAACTTCAAGTTCCCAATGGGCTAATTTTGAAAGCGGTTGGTGTGGCGGTAGGCTCACTATTTACAGTAATTTGCTCAACAGGTTTGCTATCACTGACCGATCGCAATATGAGCTTTATCAGCATCTTATTTGAGGCAACCTCTGCCTTTGCCACAGTTGGTCTATCCACAGGCATTAGCAGTTCGTTATCCTCAGCAGGGCGGCTAGTGATCATCGCGACAATGTATATCGGTCGGGTGGGCGTATTACTATTGATGGCAGCGATATTTACCGATACAAAACCTAGCTTGATTAAGTACCCACAAGAATCAATGTTAGTTGGATAA